A single genomic interval of Arthrobacter globiformis harbors:
- a CDS encoding epimerase, with product MRILVLGGTAFLSAEIARQAVASGHNVTCLARGTSANPPDGVAWVRADRALGAAAYAELDGGWDSVVEVSQDPVQARDALGLLGAGAAHWTFVSSCSVYADHSVPGADEAAALLEPLPEGEAGTPETYGESKSAIEQLTLGQVGDKAHIVRAGLIGGPGDVSDRYGYWPARFATATTDPVLVPDIPGAATQIIDVRDLAAWIIQAAEAGLTGAYNALGDVVPFGEYLAESQRAARATADGGAQAEAGMQEEPVWADPGWLHAQGVQYWAGPDSLPLWLPPDYGGHATRSNRAARERGLSLRPWQETLLATLEDERQRGLDRERKAGLGRETERRLVALWRGQQR from the coding sequence ATGCGCATCCTAGTCCTCGGTGGTACTGCCTTCCTGTCAGCAGAAATCGCGCGGCAGGCGGTTGCCTCCGGGCACAATGTCACCTGTCTTGCGCGCGGCACGTCCGCGAACCCACCCGACGGAGTTGCCTGGGTCCGTGCCGACCGCGCCTTGGGTGCCGCGGCCTACGCGGAACTCGACGGCGGCTGGGACTCGGTAGTTGAGGTGTCACAGGATCCTGTGCAGGCTCGGGACGCGTTGGGATTACTGGGGGCCGGCGCCGCGCATTGGACGTTCGTCTCGAGTTGCTCCGTTTACGCGGACCATTCGGTTCCCGGCGCCGATGAGGCCGCCGCACTCCTTGAACCCTTGCCCGAGGGCGAAGCGGGCACTCCCGAGACCTATGGTGAATCGAAATCGGCAATCGAGCAACTGACCCTTGGCCAGGTGGGGGACAAGGCCCACATTGTTCGGGCAGGGCTCATCGGAGGTCCGGGAGACGTTTCGGACCGCTACGGATACTGGCCTGCCCGCTTTGCGACGGCCACCACGGACCCGGTCCTGGTCCCGGACATACCCGGCGCCGCGACCCAGATCATCGATGTCCGGGACCTTGCCGCCTGGATCATCCAAGCGGCCGAAGCCGGACTGACGGGCGCCTACAATGCGCTGGGAGACGTTGTGCCGTTCGGTGAGTACCTTGCCGAGTCGCAACGAGCGGCCCGGGCGACGGCCGACGGGGGTGCGCAGGCTGAGGCGGGTATGCAGGAGGAGCCTGTATGGGCTGACCCTGGGTGGCTTCATGCCCAAGGCGTTCAATATTGGGCCGGGCCCGACTCGCTTCCTCTGTGGCTGCCACCGGACTACGGGGGACACGCGACGCGGTCAAACCGGGCTGCGCGGGAACGCGGCTTGTCCCTGCGCCCGTGGCAGGAAACGCTTCTTGCAACCCTGGAGGATGAGCGCCAGCGTGGCTTGGACAGGGAGCGCAAGGCCGGCCTGGGCCGCGAAACCGAACGCAGGCTCGTGGCACTTTGGCGAGGGCAACAGCGTTAG
- a CDS encoding YciI family protein yields the protein MEFVVMYSLSEGIDLPRVLETFPRHKAYYEAFQAGGGGLLALGRFQTMDPAGASIAILTSREDAERFVAGDPFILEGLAVPRILEWNAVHFD from the coding sequence ATGGAATTCGTCGTGATGTATAGCCTCAGCGAAGGCATCGATCTGCCGCGCGTTCTTGAAACGTTCCCCCGCCACAAGGCCTACTATGAAGCGTTCCAAGCCGGCGGCGGCGGGCTCCTCGCGCTGGGCCGGTTCCAAACAATGGATCCGGCCGGTGCGTCGATAGCCATCCTCACCTCGCGCGAGGATGCTGAGCGCTTTGTCGCCGGTGATCCGTTCATTCTCGAGGGGCTCGCCGTTCCACGAATCCTTGAGTGGAACGCTGTGCACTTCGACTAG
- a CDS encoding SRPBCC domain-containing protein, which translates to MEFGSIEREIYVDASPEIVFEVISSPEHIREWWNGAETDISATPGAVAEIAWGRDTAEPHIQPLTVVDAEPPRLFSFRWVYDDAAVATPANSLLVTFELVPSGTGTKVQLKETGFREKGWEIAVLEAAYADHVRGWDIFVPSLGDYINRLVSAP; encoded by the coding sequence ATGGAATTTGGAAGCATCGAGCGAGAGATCTACGTCGACGCGTCTCCAGAGATCGTCTTCGAGGTAATCAGCAGTCCAGAGCATATTAGGGAGTGGTGGAACGGCGCGGAGACCGATATATCGGCGACCCCGGGCGCGGTCGCCGAGATCGCATGGGGCAGGGATACAGCAGAGCCGCACATCCAGCCGCTCACGGTTGTCGACGCAGAACCGCCTCGCTTGTTCTCGTTCCGGTGGGTCTACGATGATGCAGCCGTGGCGACCCCTGCCAACTCGTTGCTGGTGACCTTCGAGCTCGTGCCGTCCGGCACGGGCACGAAGGTCCAACTGAAAGAGACGGGCTTCCGAGAGAAGGGATGGGAGATCGCGGTTCTCGAAGCGGCATACGCCGACCATGTTCGGGGTTGGGACATCTTCGTGCCCAGCCTCGGCGACTACATCAACAGGTTGGTGTCGGCGCCATGA
- a CDS encoding ArsR/SmtB family transcription factor, translated as MSVAVDDDLWSAIGDPTRRRMLDILLAEGAGTPTTLSERLPVTRQAVSKHLVILDRVGLVHVTPSGREKRYQVDEAQLARAAAQLADVGSTWDARLRRIKRIAEAIQRAQEK; from the coding sequence ATGAGCGTCGCAGTGGACGACGACCTTTGGTCAGCGATCGGGGACCCCACCCGGCGCCGGATGCTCGACATCTTGCTCGCCGAGGGCGCCGGCACGCCCACTACTCTCAGTGAGCGGTTGCCGGTGACGCGTCAGGCTGTCTCGAAGCACTTGGTGATCCTGGATCGCGTCGGCCTGGTCCATGTCACCCCTTCCGGGCGCGAGAAGCGCTACCAGGTTGACGAGGCCCAGCTCGCCCGCGCGGCCGCCCAACTAGCGGACGTCGGGTCGACCTGGGACGCCCGCCTGCGGCGCATCAAGCGGATCGCCGAAGCGATTCAGCGCGCCCAGGAAAAGTAA
- a CDS encoding SRPBCC family protein — MVDILHRVGMKSASVDEVYAALTTLEGLSGWWATDTKGRAEVGGTLEFRFEPGGFDVKVLEVNPSRSVLWEVTDGPAEWIGTTVRWDLKQEGDYAIVLFAHKGWREPVEFMYHCSTKWATFLVSLKQLVETGTGAPEPYDLKISNWH, encoded by the coding sequence ATGGTGGACATACTCCATAGAGTCGGGATGAAGTCGGCGTCAGTGGATGAGGTGTACGCGGCCCTGACCACGCTCGAAGGCCTGTCGGGCTGGTGGGCGACTGACACAAAGGGCCGGGCCGAGGTCGGAGGGACCCTAGAGTTCCGGTTCGAGCCCGGCGGTTTCGACGTGAAGGTGCTCGAAGTGAATCCTTCCCGGAGCGTGCTCTGGGAGGTTACCGACGGGCCCGCCGAATGGATCGGCACGACGGTGCGGTGGGACCTCAAACAGGAAGGCGACTACGCGATCGTCCTGTTCGCCCACAAGGGTTGGAGGGAGCCCGTCGAGTTCATGTACCACTGCAGCACTAAGTGGGCGACGTTCCTGGTGAGCCTAAAGCAACTCGTCGAGACGGGCACCGGCGCACCCGAGCCGTACGACCTCAAGATCTCCAATTGGCACTGA
- a CDS encoding SRPBCC domain-containing protein produces the protein MTIQRRLARSGFTLTRDYPASVERVWDAFADEKQKLCWWGGGNSMETRDWAFDFRVGGRDIAEGKFHNGPVSRYEATYTDIVEYNRIVTTYDMWLDGIHTSTSVASLEFDPIDEGTRFTHVEHGVFFDQFWADSDVREKGTRGLLQALGNYLALGT, from the coding sequence ATGACGATCCAACGACGACTCGCCCGCTCTGGTTTTACCCTGACCCGCGATTACCCAGCATCTGTGGAGCGCGTTTGGGACGCGTTCGCTGACGAGAAGCAGAAGCTGTGCTGGTGGGGCGGCGGCAACAGCATGGAGACCCGCGACTGGGCCTTCGACTTCCGGGTCGGCGGACGGGACATAGCTGAGGGCAAATTTCACAACGGTCCAGTCTCTCGGTACGAGGCCACATACACCGACATTGTCGAGTACAACCGCATCGTCACGACGTACGACATGTGGCTCGACGGGATCCACACGTCGACGTCAGTGGCGTCGTTGGAGTTCGACCCGATCGACGAGGGCACCCGATTCACCCACGTCGAGCACGGTGTCTTCTTCGACCAGTTCTGGGCTGACAGCGACGTCCGTGAGAAGGGCACCCGGGGCCTGCTCCAGGCTCTAGGCAACTACCTCGCGTTGGGCACCTAG
- a CDS encoding dihydrofolate reductase family protein, with product MTRVRINLFTSLDGYTPANPTPNDPMGSDWGRLTEAYAATRTFREKVFGETSGAGTTGVDDRYAVAFFEGVGSEIMGAGMFGIHAFPDDPDWKGWWGDKPSFGTPVYVLTHTAPRPSIPMEGGTTFHFRSTPIEDVLAEAVGAAGDLDVQVGGGYSTARDFLRAGLVDDLHLTVAPIFLGRGNRLWDDLRAFELTHQVTTEVAESGTIHVTLTR from the coding sequence ATGACCCGCGTTCGCATAAACCTGTTCACCTCATTGGACGGATATACGCCAGCCAACCCGACGCCCAACGATCCGATGGGCAGCGATTGGGGACGCCTAACGGAGGCGTACGCTGCAACCCGAACGTTCCGGGAGAAGGTATTCGGTGAGACCAGCGGCGCTGGAACGACCGGCGTCGATGATCGATACGCTGTCGCGTTCTTCGAGGGCGTCGGTTCCGAGATCATGGGGGCCGGCATGTTCGGCATCCACGCATTTCCAGACGACCCGGACTGGAAAGGCTGGTGGGGTGACAAGCCGTCGTTCGGAACCCCGGTCTACGTCCTCACCCACACCGCACCGCGTCCGTCGATCCCGATGGAGGGCGGGACTACGTTCCACTTCCGCAGCACCCCAATTGAGGACGTGCTCGCGGAGGCGGTCGGGGCCGCCGGTGACCTGGACGTACAAGTGGGCGGTGGCTACAGCACCGCCCGTGACTTCCTGCGCGCTGGCCTGGTCGATGACTTGCACCTCACAGTGGCCCCGATTTTCCTCGGCCGGGGCAACCGGCTGTGGGATGACCTGCGCGCCTTCGAGCTGACCCACCAGGTAACGACGGAAGTGGCCGAAAGCGGCACGATCCACGTCACTCTGACGCGATAG
- a CDS encoding ArsR/SmtB family transcription factor, protein MPKYYEELDYVLRALADPTRRALVERLAKSPAVVSELAEPFEMALPSLMQHLRVLENAGVVTSEKLGRVRTVSLRPGALDVLHLWLGEQRTPAEHHADRLGIHLTLTNPKES, encoded by the coding sequence GTGCCTAAGTATTACGAAGAGCTCGACTACGTGCTCCGTGCTCTCGCGGATCCCACACGCCGAGCCCTCGTGGAGCGATTGGCGAAGTCCCCAGCGGTCGTGTCCGAACTCGCGGAACCTTTCGAGATGGCGTTGCCGTCGCTCATGCAGCACTTGCGCGTCCTCGAGAACGCGGGAGTGGTCACGTCGGAAAAACTTGGACGTGTCCGCACCGTGAGCCTGCGCCCAGGTGCCCTCGACGTTCTGCACCTGTGGCTCGGCGAGCAGCGAACACCCGCAGAACACCACGCCGACCGGCTTGGCATCCACCTCACCCTCACTAACCCGAAGGAAAGCTGA
- a CDS encoding alpha/beta fold hydrolase, translating to MAKTKEPGSVLTVVSPDGTRLSVERLGTGPSLVLVDGAFCGRSFGPARELATELADSFRVYFYDRRGRGQSGEVMPYAMEREIEDLQAILGQAGPDSYVYGISSGAALALEAAAAGAKIRRLVTYEAPYTGSGNDQGARTDHREHLESLIQEGKRGAAVSYFLVKMIGLPAFVPLVIRLRPGTWKKQTAAANTLPYETYVTNNFVAPLEKFRQITLPTLVMVGGKAAAPMSDAQTAIAAAIPGSELRMLEGQTHQAAAAAIAPQLKEFFTADSA from the coding sequence ATGGCCAAGACAAAAGAACCGGGAAGCGTCCTGACTGTCGTTTCGCCCGACGGTACGCGCCTTAGCGTCGAACGCCTCGGGACTGGTCCGAGCCTGGTACTGGTTGACGGCGCGTTCTGCGGCCGATCGTTCGGGCCTGCCCGTGAACTCGCCACCGAATTGGCAGATTCCTTCAGGGTTTATTTCTACGACCGGCGCGGTCGCGGTCAGAGCGGGGAAGTGATGCCTTACGCAATGGAACGGGAGATTGAGGATTTACAGGCAATACTGGGCCAGGCCGGTCCGGATTCCTACGTCTATGGGATCTCCTCCGGTGCGGCCCTTGCCCTGGAAGCCGCAGCGGCGGGTGCGAAAATCCGGCGCCTTGTCACCTACGAAGCCCCCTACACCGGTTCCGGCAACGACCAGGGCGCACGGACTGATCACCGGGAACACCTTGAAAGTCTGATTCAGGAAGGGAAGCGGGGTGCGGCAGTGTCATACTTCCTCGTGAAGATGATCGGGTTGCCGGCATTTGTCCCGCTCGTGATTCGCCTCAGGCCTGGAACCTGGAAGAAGCAGACTGCCGCTGCCAACACGCTGCCCTATGAGACTTATGTAACGAACAACTTTGTGGCTCCATTGGAAAAGTTTCGCCAGATCACTCTTCCGACACTTGTCATGGTCGGAGGGAAGGCCGCAGCTCCGATGTCAGACGCACAAACGGCTATCGCGGCCGCTATACCGGGAAGCGAACTCCGGATGTTGGAAGGGCAAACGCATCAGGCAGCGGCGGCTGCAATAGCGCCCCAGCTCAAGGAATTCTTTACGGCCGACTCGGCCTAG
- a CDS encoding GNAT family N-acetyltransferase, translating into MTSVELRWTTELTPIDYIGMAALFDSEYVDVWGPWTPKRGYGYARGELHALARSDGQLVGYAATARRFIGVGQTEVLIAGTGGVVTRQDSRGTGIGGEVLSALQDAAASFAQLIMAFSAAARKSCPSMRPVGTPAFSCRSSIFLPWMP; encoded by the coding sequence ATGACTTCCGTGGAGCTGCGTTGGACAACTGAACTCACCCCTATCGACTACATAGGTATGGCGGCCCTTTTCGACAGCGAATACGTTGACGTGTGGGGACCGTGGACTCCAAAGCGGGGTTACGGCTATGCCCGTGGGGAACTCCATGCCCTCGCCAGGAGTGATGGACAGCTGGTAGGTTACGCCGCGACTGCCAGGAGATTCATCGGCGTCGGCCAAACCGAAGTCCTGATTGCTGGAACCGGGGGCGTCGTCACTCGGCAGGACTCCCGCGGAACAGGTATCGGCGGTGAAGTTCTTTCGGCCTTACAAGATGCAGCCGCCAGTTTTGCTCAGCTGATTATGGCTTTCTCGGCTGCAGCGAGGAAGTCGTGCCCTTCTATGAGGCCTGTGGGTACACCCGCCTTCAGCTGCCGGTCGTCGATATTTCTCCCTTGGATGCCATGA